The Toxorhynchites rutilus septentrionalis strain SRP chromosome 3, ASM2978413v1, whole genome shotgun sequence genome includes a region encoding these proteins:
- the LOC129773229 gene encoding uncharacterized protein K02A2.6-like, translating to MESVRAVKPFDINIEDNQQATEWAKWKRQLECYFSACNITDQSEKLAKLLFLGGPDLQELHDNLPEAKRVPLVLSEPPYYDAAVTAFDTHFEPKRMVAYERYVFRQMAQKPSERLSDFTLRLRIQAKRCDFLPNVLEEMIIDQITEKGNSDTLRMEILKRDVRSLNEIIALGTAMSESKVKSMQMTNKGHAYREEVMVQSVKQQRRGNFVYPSRTPVMNRGVLMTCHACGHPGHLKASKWCPAIGIKCNRCHQNGHYAKFCSKFNQPQNQEPLHRHKRSFYEAGRTDWHNPPAKRIRTVTESNVDCQEDANIFYAMGRNVFHFRIGGVIVPMTIDSGADANIIPVHIWQQLKRVDVQAYDWSRQPDRILKAYASSEPLKVKGMFNAEIEAGDNTTKAKFYVVEGGKQCLLGEETARELQVLKIGFNVGAIDQSPKEFPKVKGVLLEIPIDPTVQPVQQPYRRVPITLEGLIAEKLQFLLEQGIIERVTQPSAWVSPLVPVLKDSGEVRLCVNMRRANRAVLREKHPLPVIEELLGSINGAVRFSKVDIKDAYHQIEISERSREITTFISKYGLFRYKRLMFGVCSAPELFQKVMETIVAGLEGVVVYLDDLVVFGKSEEEHATRLQTLLDRLEEYGILLNSKKCLFNVNKLEFLGHELSEKGIRPTESRVKAIEQFRSPSNIAELRSFLGLVTYVGRFVPNLASKTDPLRDLLRKGTLFKWSNVHQNAFDSIKAAISSVDFLRFFDPKDTSFLIVDASPTGLGAVLLQANSKNEKRIIAFASKALTDLERKYFQTEREALALVWAIEKFRLYLLGATFKLITDCKPLDFLFSPRSKPCPRIERWVLRVQSYRFDVIYQPGATNLADALSRLSVSKPEPFDDEHEAFIKALVATTVPKAVTVQEIEKHTEQDTSLQELISVLDGAKWTGTVKCFKPFESELYRSGNILMRGNRLIVPEALRSRVLELAHETHLGIVSMKRRLRQKVWWPGIDKQVEMLVKKCKSCTIVSALDPPEPLKSTNMPERPWVDLSADFVGPLPSGDNLLVIVDYFSRFIEVVVLKQTTASLTVKALHETFCRFGMPESLKTDNGPQFRSDEFKNFCDQYGIKLRNSTPYWPQANGEVERVNGMLKKHLKISQVEDTDWKWDLRMCVLTYNSTPHSTTGVAPSVLMFGRVMKDKLPSISVDSGKILEEVKDRDREQKQKSEEYTNVRRHARNSNLQSGDIVVVKRPMKEHKLASNFSPEEWEIIDKNGSDVTLRSKISDRVIHRNTAHLKRLHSRDDEDVQISSEDDGAEGVQDQSENILVQ from the exons ATGGAGTCAGTACGAGCTGTTAAGCCGTTTGATATAAACATTGAAGACAATCAACAAGCAACGGAGTGGGCTAAATGGAAAAGACAACTTGAATGCTATTTCAGTGCCTGTAATATAACGGATCAATCGGAAAAATTGGCAAAACTACTATTTCTTGGTGGTCCTGATTTGCAGGAGCTGCATGACAATTTGCCTGAAGCCAAACGAGTGCCTTTAGTGCTTAGTGAACCTCCTTACTACGATGCAGCTGTCACTGCCTTCGATACTCATTTCGAACCCAAGCGTATGGTTGCATACGAACGGTATGTGTTTAGGCAGATGGCACAGAAACCATCTGAAAGGTTGTCTGATTTCACATTGAGGTTAAGAATACAAGCAAAACGATGTGATTTTTTGCCGAACGTGTTGGAGGAAATGATAATTGATCAGATAACAGAGAAGGGTAATTCAGATACGTTGCGAATGGAGATATTGAAAAGAGATGTACGGTCGTTGAATGAAATTATAGCTCTGGGTACCGCTATGTCTGAATCCAAAGTGAAATCGATGCAGATGACAAATAAAGGACATGCCTATCGAGAGGAAGTGATGGTTCAATCGGTGAAACAACAGCGTCGGGGTAATTTTGTATATCCATCGCGTACTCCGGTCATGAACCGTGGAGTTTTAATGACATGCCACGCTTGTGGACATCCAGGGCATCTGAAGGCCAGCAAATGGTGTCCGGCAATAGGAATAAAGTGCAATAGATGCCACCAAAATGGTCATTATGCGAAGTTTTGTTCTAAATTCAACCAACCCCAAAACCAAGAACCCTTGCATCGGCACAAAAGATCGTTTTATGAGGCTGGGAGGACAGATTGGCACAACCCTCCAGCAAAACGTATCCGAACGGTAACAGAGAGCAACGTGGACTGCCAAGAAGATGCGAATATTTTTTATGCAATGGGACGCAACGTATTTCATTTCCGCATAGGAGGGGTCATAGTTCCGATGACCATAGATTCCGGAGCCGACGCAAACATAATTCCAGTGCACATTTGGCAGCAGCTGAAACGAGTCGATGTTCAGGCTTATGATTGGTCCAGGCAACCTGATCGCATACTCAAAGCCTATGCAAGTAGTGAACCGCTGAAAGTCAAGGGCATGTTCAATGCAGAAATAGAAGCGGGTGACAACACAACAAAAGCGAAGTTCTACGTTGTAGAGGGAGGTAAGCAATGTTTACTAGGTGAAGAGACAGCTCGTGAATTGCaagttttgaaaattggatTCAATGTTGGTGCCATCGATCAATCGCCAAAGGAGTTTCCCAAAGTGAAGGGGGTGCTGTTGGAAATTCCCATTGATCCAACAGTACAGCCTGTTCAGCAACCTTATAGACGGGTCCCGATAACCCTGGAAGGCTTAATTGCGGAAAAGTTGCAGTTTTTGCTGGAGCAAGGCATTATAGAGCGTGTCACTCAACCGTCGGCCTGGGTTTCCCCTTTGGTTCCTGTGCTTAAAGATTCTGGAGAAGTCCGACTTTGCGTTAATATGCGTCGAGCAAACCGAGCAGTTTTGAGAGAGAAGCATCCTCTTCCAGTCATCGAGGAGTTGCTAGGTAGCATCAACGGGGCTGTACGTTTCTCAAAGGTGGACATTAAAGACGCCTACCACCAAATCGAGATCTCGGAGCGATCGCGTGAGATAACAACCTTCATTTCGAAATACGGTTTATTCAG ATATAAGAGGCTTATGTTTGGCGTTTGCTCAGCTCCAGAACTTTTCCAAAAGGTTATGGAAACAATAGTTGCGGGTTTAGAAGGAGTTGTTGTATACCTTGATGACTTGGTGGTATTCGGAAAATCGGAAGAAGAACATGCAACGAGACTACAGACTCTTCTAGACAGGCTGGAAGAATACGGAATTTTGCTGAACTCAAAGAAATGTTTATTCAACGTTAACAAGCTCGAGTTTCTAGGACACGAATTGTCAGAAAAAGGAATCAGACCAACAGAGAGCAGGGTCAAAGCAATTGAACAGTTCCGTTCTCCTTCAAACATCGCTGAGCTGCGAAGTTTTTTAGGTCTGGTAACATACGTCGGTCGATTTGTTCCTAATTTAGCTAGTAAAACTGATCCCTTGCGAGATCTGCTACGGAAGGGAACGCTTTTCAAATGGAGTAACGTCCATCAAAACGCTTTTGATTCAATTAAGGCAGCAATATCATCAGTAGATTTTCTCCGATTTTTTGATCCCAAGGATACGAGTTTTCTCATCGTGGACGCAAGTCCTACTGGATTAGGGGCAGTTCTATTGCAAGCAAATAGTAAGAATGAAAAACGTATCATTGCTTTCGCCAGCAAAGCGTTGACCGACCTCGAGAGGAAATATTTTCAGACCGAGAGAGAGGCCTTGGCTCTTGTTTGGGCTATTGAAAAGTTTCGCTTATACTTGCTGGGAGCTACATTCAAACTCATCACCGACTGTAAACCTTTAGACTTTCTATTCAGTCCACGTTCCAAACCGTGTCCACGCATTGAAAGGTGGGTATTACGAGTGCAATCATACAGGTTTGATGTCATATACCAGCCTGGAGCTACAAACCTGGCTGATGCGTTATCCCGATTGTCAGTTTCTAAGCCAGAGCCTTTTGACGATGAGCATGAAGCATTCATAAAAGCTTTGGTAGCTACGACCGTGCCGAAGGCAGTTACAGTCCAAGAAATAGAGAAGCACACAGAGCAAGACACATCACTTCAGGAGCTTATATCAGTTCTCGATGGAGCTAAATGGACGGGAACTGTAAAATGTTTCAAACCGTTCGAATCAGAATTGTATCGATCTGGAAACATTCTGATGAGAGGAAACCGTCTAATTGTACCAGAAGCCCTGCGATCACGGGTACTTGAGCTCGCTCACGAAACACACCTTGGAATCGTATCAATGAAAAGGCGACTGCGACAGAAGGTGTGGTGGCCAGGAATCGACAAACAGGTAGAAATGTtagtaaaaaaatgcaaatcctgtACAATTGTATCAGCACTTGACCCTCCGGAACCTCTAAAATCCACAAACATGCCAGAAAGACCATGGGTGGACTTATCTGCAGACTTCGTCGGACCGTTGCCATCCGGAGATAATCTCTTGGTCATCGTAGATTATTTTAGCCGGTTTATAGAGGTTGTCGTTCTGAAACAAACCACTGCAAGTTTGACAGTCAAAGCCTTGCATGAGACATTTTGCCGCTTTGGAATGCCGGAGAGCCTAAAAACAGATAATGGTCCCCAATTCAGAAGCGATGAATTCAAAAATTTCTGTGATCAATATGGTATCAAACTTCGTAATAGTACACCATATTGGCCTCAAGCGAACGGTGAAGTGGAGCGAGTGAATggaatgttgaaaaagcatttaaaGATAAGCCAGGTGGAGGATACAGACTGGAAGTGGGATCTCCGAATGTGTGTACTGACGTATAATTCAACACCTCACTCAACCACCGGGGTGGCACCTTCCGTATTGATGTTTGGTCGGGTTATGAAGGATAAATTACCATCTATTTCAGTAGATTCAGGAAAAATTTTGGAAGAAGTGAAGGACAGAGATAGAGAACAGAAACAGAAAAGCGAAGAATACACAAATGTTAGACGACATGCAAGGAATAGTAATCTTCAATCTGGTGATATAGTTGTTGTGAAGAGACCAATGAAAGAACACAAGCTCGCATCCAACTTCAGCCCAGAGGAGTGGGAAATTATTGATAAGAACGGATCTGACGTAACGCTGCGTTCCAAGATATCAGATCGAGTAATTCATAGAAATACAGCTCATTTAAAACGGCTTCATTCACGAGACGATGAGGATGTCCAGATATCTTCAGAAGACGATGGTGCCGAGGGTGTCCAGGATCAG TCGGAGAACATACTCGTCCAATAA